In Euphorbia lathyris chromosome 9, ddEupLath1.1, whole genome shotgun sequence, the following are encoded in one genomic region:
- the LOC136206441 gene encoding bifunctional 3-dehydroquinate dehydratase/shikimate dehydrogenase, chloroplastic-like isoform X2 has protein sequence MGSVGVSNSCVMVCAPLMAESVGEIVDEMYCAKAQGADLVEIRLDQIKDLQPRKDLEFILTNKSLPVLIVYRPKSEGGLYEVDEATRLEALLLAHQLGADYVDFELKMASDLIKELKTQQTGSKIIVSCHLNGPTPSIQHLTHLAATMQATGADIIKLVSSVNNITEINRIFQLISNCKVPIIAYSVGERGLISQILSPKYGGFLVYGSIEGSSILGVPSLQSLREAYKVECINSDIKVFGLISKPVSHSKGPMLHNPTFRHMNYNGIYVPMFVDDLKEFFTVYTSPDFAGYSVGFPYKEAVIEFCDEVNPLAKSIGAVNTIVRRSSDRKLIGYNTDCEASITAIEDALKEHGHNNNGGESFNSPLYGRQFVLAGAGGAGRALAFGAKSRGARIIIFDIDFERAKGLADVVSGEPQSFENLEHFKPEKGAIFANATPLGMHPNTETNPISMTNLRNYQLVFDAVYTPRKTRLLKEGEAVGAITVSGVEMFLRQAIGQFNLFTGKEAPKDFMREIVLAKF, from the exons ATGGGTAGTGTTGGAGTATCAAATAGTTGTGTAATGGTGTGTGCACCATTGATGGCTGAATCTGTTGGGGAAATTGTTGATGAAATGTATTGTGCAAAGGCACAAGGTGCTGATTTGGTTGAGATCAGGTTGGATCAGATTAAGGACTTGCAGCCTCGGAAAGACCTTGAATTCATCCTCACAAATAAGTCATTACCTGTTCTCATTGTTTACCG GCCTAAATCTGAAGGTGGCTTGTATGAAGTAGATGAGGCTACAAGGTTGGAAGCACTTCTCTTGGCTCATCAATTGGGAGctgattatgttgattttgaACTCAAG ATGGCTTCTGATCTGATTAAAGAACTGAAGACACAACAAACTGGCAGCAAAATTATTGTTTCGTGTCATTTGAATGGCCCAACACCTTCAATACAACATCTTACCCATTTGGCTGCAACCATGCAAGCAACTGGAGCAGACATTATTAAACTTGTTTCCAGTGTCAATAATATTACAGAAATCAACAGAATATTTCAATTGATTTCAAATTGCAAG GTACCGATAATTGCATACTCTGTAGGGGAGAGAGGTCTTATAAGCCAGATATTGTCTCCAAAGTATGGTGGTTTTTTAGTGTATGGATCCATTGAAGGAAGTTCAATTCTCGGTGTTCCTTCTCTTCAGAGCCTTAGAGAAGCCTATAAAGTTGAGTGCATCAATTCGGACATTAAAGTTTTCGGTCTAATTTCGAAACCAGTTAGCCACAGCAAAGGCCCTATGTTGCATAATCCTACCTTCAGACATATGAACTATAATGGAATTTATGTTCCAATGTTTGTTGATGATCTAAAAGAATTCTTCACTGTCTATACAAGTCCCGACTTTGCTGGTTATAG TGTTGGATTTCCATACAAGGAAGCTGTAATTGAGTTCTGTGATGAAGTCAATCCACTTGCTAAG TCCATAGGTGCTGTTAACACCATTGTTCGGAGGTCCAGCGACAGAAAGCTGATAGGTTATAATACTGATTGCGAGGCTTCAATAACTGCTATCGAGGACGCTTTGAAAG AACACGGACACAACAACAATGGCGGAGAATCCTTCAACTCTCCGCTATACGGAAGACAATTTGTGCTGGCTGGCGCGGGAGGAGCAGGAAGAGCACTTGCATTTGGTGCAAAAAGTAGAGGAGCTCGCATTATCATTTTCGACATTGATTTCG AGAGAGCGAAGGGCCTAGCGGATGTTGTTTCAGGCGAACCTCAGTCTTTTGAGAATCTCGAGCATTTCAAGCCAGAGAAAGGAGCAATCTTTGCAAATGCAACACCATTAGGAATGCATCCAAATACAGAAACAAATCCTATATCTATG ACAAACTTGCGGAACTACCAACTGGTCTTCGATGCTGTATATACACCGAGAAAAACGAGACTACTGAAGGAAGGAGAAGCAGTAGGAGCCATAACAGTAAGTGGAGTTGAGATGTTCCTGAGGCAAGCAATTGGCCAGTTCAACCTCTTCACAGGCAAAGAAG CACCTAAAGATTTCATGAGAGAAATTGTCTTAGCCAAGTTTTGA
- the LOC136206441 gene encoding bifunctional 3-dehydroquinate dehydratase/shikimate dehydrogenase, chloroplastic-like isoform X1 — protein MGSVGVSNSCVMVCAPLMAESVGEIVDEMYCAKAQGADLVEIRLDQIKDLQPRKDLEFILTNKSLPVLIVYRLSRPKSEGGLYEVDEATRLEALLLAHQLGADYVDFELKMASDLIKELKTQQTGSKIIVSCHLNGPTPSIQHLTHLAATMQATGADIIKLVSSVNNITEINRIFQLISNCKVPIIAYSVGERGLISQILSPKYGGFLVYGSIEGSSILGVPSLQSLREAYKVECINSDIKVFGLISKPVSHSKGPMLHNPTFRHMNYNGIYVPMFVDDLKEFFTVYTSPDFAGYSVGFPYKEAVIEFCDEVNPLAKSIGAVNTIVRRSSDRKLIGYNTDCEASITAIEDALKEHGHNNNGGESFNSPLYGRQFVLAGAGGAGRALAFGAKSRGARIIIFDIDFERAKGLADVVSGEPQSFENLEHFKPEKGAIFANATPLGMHPNTETNPISMTNLRNYQLVFDAVYTPRKTRLLKEGEAVGAITVSGVEMFLRQAIGQFNLFTGKEAPKDFMREIVLAKF, from the exons ATGGGTAGTGTTGGAGTATCAAATAGTTGTGTAATGGTGTGTGCACCATTGATGGCTGAATCTGTTGGGGAAATTGTTGATGAAATGTATTGTGCAAAGGCACAAGGTGCTGATTTGGTTGAGATCAGGTTGGATCAGATTAAGGACTTGCAGCCTCGGAAAGACCTTGAATTCATCCTCACAAATAAGTCATTACCTGTTCTCATTGTTTACCG ACTCTCCAGGCCTAAATCTGAAGGTGGCTTGTATGAAGTAGATGAGGCTACAAGGTTGGAAGCACTTCTCTTGGCTCATCAATTGGGAGctgattatgttgattttgaACTCAAG ATGGCTTCTGATCTGATTAAAGAACTGAAGACACAACAAACTGGCAGCAAAATTATTGTTTCGTGTCATTTGAATGGCCCAACACCTTCAATACAACATCTTACCCATTTGGCTGCAACCATGCAAGCAACTGGAGCAGACATTATTAAACTTGTTTCCAGTGTCAATAATATTACAGAAATCAACAGAATATTTCAATTGATTTCAAATTGCAAG GTACCGATAATTGCATACTCTGTAGGGGAGAGAGGTCTTATAAGCCAGATATTGTCTCCAAAGTATGGTGGTTTTTTAGTGTATGGATCCATTGAAGGAAGTTCAATTCTCGGTGTTCCTTCTCTTCAGAGCCTTAGAGAAGCCTATAAAGTTGAGTGCATCAATTCGGACATTAAAGTTTTCGGTCTAATTTCGAAACCAGTTAGCCACAGCAAAGGCCCTATGTTGCATAATCCTACCTTCAGACATATGAACTATAATGGAATTTATGTTCCAATGTTTGTTGATGATCTAAAAGAATTCTTCACTGTCTATACAAGTCCCGACTTTGCTGGTTATAG TGTTGGATTTCCATACAAGGAAGCTGTAATTGAGTTCTGTGATGAAGTCAATCCACTTGCTAAG TCCATAGGTGCTGTTAACACCATTGTTCGGAGGTCCAGCGACAGAAAGCTGATAGGTTATAATACTGATTGCGAGGCTTCAATAACTGCTATCGAGGACGCTTTGAAAG AACACGGACACAACAACAATGGCGGAGAATCCTTCAACTCTCCGCTATACGGAAGACAATTTGTGCTGGCTGGCGCGGGAGGAGCAGGAAGAGCACTTGCATTTGGTGCAAAAAGTAGAGGAGCTCGCATTATCATTTTCGACATTGATTTCG AGAGAGCGAAGGGCCTAGCGGATGTTGTTTCAGGCGAACCTCAGTCTTTTGAGAATCTCGAGCATTTCAAGCCAGAGAAAGGAGCAATCTTTGCAAATGCAACACCATTAGGAATGCATCCAAATACAGAAACAAATCCTATATCTATG ACAAACTTGCGGAACTACCAACTGGTCTTCGATGCTGTATATACACCGAGAAAAACGAGACTACTGAAGGAAGGAGAAGCAGTAGGAGCCATAACAGTAAGTGGAGTTGAGATGTTCCTGAGGCAAGCAATTGGCCAGTTCAACCTCTTCACAGGCAAAGAAG CACCTAAAGATTTCATGAGAGAAATTGTCTTAGCCAAGTTTTGA